The nucleotide window CGGTGGACCGCGTCGCGTCGCAGGCCCCCTGTGCCGCATGCTCGCCGCCCTCGACGACGATGAGCTGCAAGCGCGTAAGGACGCCGCCATCGTTGCCATCCGCAACATGGGCATCACCTTCACCGTGTACTCGGCGGAGAGCCCGGGCGGCATCGATCGCGAATGGCCCTTCGACATCATTCCACGCACGATCAACAAGAGTGAGTGGGAACGGGTCGAGACGGGGCTCAAGCAGCGGGTCGACGCGCTGAACCACTTCATCAACGACCTCTACAACGACCAACACATCCTCAACGATGGCACCGTCGACCGCGAGGTCATCGCCAACTCGAAGGACTTCCGCGAGCAGTGCATGGGGATGCACCCGCCCGAGGGCG belongs to Pseudomonadota bacterium and includes:
- a CDS encoding circularly permuted type 2 ATP-grasp protein → MAIDWKQYQADGFFDELVGPRGGPRRVAGPLCRMLAALDDDELQARKDAAIVAIRNMGITFTVYSAESPGGIDREWPFDIIPRTINKSEWERVETGLKQRVDALNHFINDLYNDQHILNDGTVDREVIANSKDFREQCMGMHPPEGVWAHVCGTDLVRHDDGKLYVLEDNLRVPSGVAYMIENREIMKRTFPELFEDYLIRPVDDYPTRLFDTLASLVPDVEDPTVAVLTPGIYN